A region of Bacillus rossius redtenbacheri isolate Brsri chromosome 2, Brsri_v3, whole genome shotgun sequence DNA encodes the following proteins:
- the LOC134528887 gene encoding uncharacterized protein LOC134528887 translates to MLVLPSKKKLLNLLNAIPFKCGVDNRVMLLIKEIISSLLSPDRYCALMFDEMSLKEHVQYCPKEDKIVGFVDSGSSRCADWANYAMVFMLRGLRKKWKQPVACYFTHGGMKGGKLKAAVEEVLACCFAVGLNIVVTVCDMGTNNVSALKQLGAKFPDPVFHFIGHEIAVVFDPPHLLKCTRNMFLSHIVRGVNFRGEIPITGAARWEHIEKMYEEDKKSIFRLAPKVTEGHLAPTSSERMKVSTAAQVMSHTVAAAIHSFVSRDILPPEATVTASFVADVDELFDSFNGSDRYPDTGKPLRCCLSESSPHLEYWQEKAKSLIHNWQFCTDPVADRRLRRERKQKTPPLRPGKKRCTVSHPPSQWGWITSINAVINVWNVVSEAGFSYLQLRALNQNPLENLFGSIRSYCGANTNPTCVQFAAALKTAIVNGLAFKSFSVETGDASILSSAYVAVFIAHKLLEKVKCDKCKLSLAAGGGSSSGSAAAKVPAAWWGDCGLVARCGRAVLGTARLGLADRLVLSSRCWVGGRLCGPGLGHARGLWSMLAGRRGVNLRRVRRAQPEASWSVFEGVSARWTDSGAVGVGWKLAGQTSCVSKPGGHSEPPNPGGGASLRRRISVGAPGVSLHGTFSTTGADGGDVAGQSGDMMASNPGGGASIRRRVGIGTPGMAGRFSGRMMSKPGGGSVVMHEVGNELQGVGDESGRASSGSSVCDESGGVRTYLCGGWVGRRAAAAGGGEVVASGDVVDKRRVAGSSADCGVPVPKNGL, encoded by the exons ATGCTTGTTTTGCCATCcaagaaaaaattattgaacTTGCTGAATGCTATACCCTTCAAGTGTGGTGTTGACAACCGAGTAATGCTTCTCATCAAAGAAATTATTTCATCACTTTTGTCTCCAGATCGTTATTGTGCATTAATGTTCGATGAAATGTCTTTGAAAGAACATGTTCAATATTGCCCTAAAGAGGACAAAATTGTGGGATTTGTTGACAGTGGCAGCTCTCGATGTGCTGATTGGGCAAACTATGCTATGGTGTTCATGTTACGAGGTCTAAGGAAGAAGTGGAAACAGCCAGTTGCCTGTTATTTCACACATGGTGGCATGAAAGGTGGAAAACTGAAAGCTGCAGTTGAAGAAGTACTAGCTTGCTGTTTCGCAGTTGGTTTAAATATTGTTGTCACAGTTTGTGACATGGGCACCAACAATGTGTCAGCATTGAAGCAGCTTGGAGCAAAATTTCCAGACCCAGTGTTTCATTTCATTGGACATGAGATTGCTGTTGTTTTTGATCCGCCACATTTATTGAAATGTACTAGGAACATGTTTCTTTCACACATAGTGAGGGGTGTGAATTTTCGTGGGGAGATACCAATCACTGGTGCTGCCAGGTGGGAACACATTGAAAAAATGTACGAGGAAGACAAGAAATCAATTTTCAGACTAGCACCAAAAGTTACTGAAGGACATCTGGCTCCAACTTCAAGTGAGCGAATGAAGGTATCGACAGCAGCCCAAGTCATGAGTCACACTGTTGCAGCAGCTATCCACAGTTTTGTCAGTAGAG ATATACTTCCTCCAGAAGCTACTGTGACAGCATCGTTTGTAGCTGATGTCGATGAATTGTTCGACAGTTTCAACGGTTCTGACAGATATCCCGACACTGGCAAGCCCCTCAGGTGCTGCTTGTCGGAGTCAAGTCCACATTTAGAGTATTGGCAAGAAAAAGCTAAAAGCCTCATCCACAACTGGCAGTTTTGCACTGATCCTGTTGCTGACCGGAGGTTAAGGCGTGAGAGAAAACAAAAAACACCACCGTTGAGACCAGGTAAGAAACGATGCACTGTCTCACATCCACCTTCACAGTGGGGATGGATAACGTCCATCAATGCAGTCATCAATGTTTGGAATGTTGTATCAGAAGCAGGCTTCAGCTATTTGCAGCTGCGAGCACTTAATCAAAATCCACTCGAAAATCTTTTTGGGTCGATTCGTTCGTATTGTGGTGCAAACACCAATCCAACTTGTGTTCAGTTTGCTGCTGCTTTGAAAACTGCCATTGTTAATGGATTGGCTTTCAAGAGTTTCTCAG TTGAAACAGGAGATGCATCCATTCTGTCATCAGCATATGTTGCAGTGTTTATTGCCCACAAGCTGTtggagaaagttaagtgtgacaAGTGCAAA CTGTCCCTTGCGGCGGGCGGCGGTAGCAGCTCTGGATCGGCGGCGGCCAAGGTGCCGGCCGCCTGGTGGGGTGACTGCGGTCTGGTGGCTCGTTGCGGGCGGGCGGTGCTTGGCACGGCCCGGCTCGGCCTCGCTGACAGGCTGGTGCTTAGCAGCCGGTGTTGGGTGGGCGGTAGGCTGTGTGGCCCGGGTCTTGGTCACGCTCGTGGTTTGTGGAGTATGCTGGCGGGGCGTCGCGGCGTCAACCTGCGCCGCGTCAGGCGGGCACA GCCTGAGGCGTCTTGGTCTGTTTTCGAGGGCGTCTCGGCGCGATGGACTGATAGTGGTGCAGTCGGCGTCGGATGGAAGCTCGCAGGCCAGACCAGCTGTGTCTCAAAGCCAGGCGGACACAGTGAACCACCAAATCCGGGCGGCGGTGCGTCACTGAGGCGTCGCATCAGCGTCGGGGCGCCGGGCGTCTCATTGCATGGCACTTTCTCGACTACCGGTGCGGATGGCGGTGATGTGGCCGGGCAGTCCGGCGACATGATGGCGTCAAATCCGGGTGGCGGTGCGTCAATCAGGCGTCGCGTCGGCATCGGGACGCCGGGCATGGCAGGGCGATTCAGCGGCAGGATGATGTCGAAACCAGGAGGAGGCAGCGTCGTGATGCATGAAGTTGGCAACGAGTTACAAGGCGTCGGTGACGAGTCAGGCCGTGCAAGCAGCGGGTCGAGTGTCTGTGACGAGTCGGGCGGCGTCAGAACGTACCTTTGTGGGGGCTGGGTTGGGCGGCGAGCGGCGGCGGCGGGCGGGGGCGAGGTAGTGGCGTCGGGGGACGTCGTAGACAAACGACGAGTCGCTGGGAGCAGTGCTGACTGTGGCGTGCCGGTGCCTAAAAATGGGCTGTAA